Proteins from a genomic interval of Chroococcidiopsis thermalis PCC 7203:
- a CDS encoding GNAT family N-acetyltransferase, which yields MTTIAQTDRLTIRSWIPEEDAESAFQIYSDPEVTRFIKTKTTSTEDAIKLLQRWVILSTQLNGGGFWAVVSKATPEILGTIILIPLRDEAEQWTQDYEIGWHLKKSAWGNGYATEAARAILNYGFNILKLPTIYSVARPENTTSIRVMQRLNMIPIGRTHKYYKMELEMFKLGKLT from the coding sequence ATGACTACCATTGCCCAAACCGATCGCCTCACGATTCGTAGCTGGATTCCTGAAGAGGATGCAGAATCGGCTTTTCAAATTTATAGCGATCCAGAAGTGACGCGATTTATTAAAACTAAAACTACTAGTACTGAAGACGCAATTAAACTACTTCAACGCTGGGTAATATTATCGACTCAACTTAATGGTGGAGGCTTTTGGGCAGTTGTAAGTAAAGCAACGCCTGAAATTCTCGGTACGATTATTCTCATTCCCTTGCGAGATGAAGCAGAACAATGGACACAAGATTATGAAATCGGTTGGCATCTCAAGAAGTCTGCTTGGGGAAATGGATACGCCACGGAAGCAGCCAGGGCAATTCTTAACTATGGATTTAATATTCTAAAATTACCCACAATCTACTCAGTTGCTAGACCCGAAAATACAACTTCAATTCGCGTGATGCAAAGATTGAACATGATACCAATTGGACGGACTCATAAATACTACAAGATGGAACTTGAGATGTTTAAATTGGGCAAACTCACATAA
- the galE gene encoding UDP-glucose 4-epimerase GalE: MSSVKPTILVTGGAGYIGSHAVLALKRAGYGVVVLDNLVYGHRDLVEQVLQVDLIVGDINDRPLLDELFAKYDIAAVMHFSAYAYVGESVTTPDKYYRNNVVATLTLLEAMQAASIDKFVFSSTCATYGVPKTVPIPEDHPQSPINPYGATKLMVERILTDFDVAYGLKSVCFRYFNAAGADPTGLLGEDHDPETHLIPLVLQTALGKRQSVSIFGTDYDTPDGTCIRDYIHVSDLADAHILGVEYLLQGGDSTIFNLGNGNGFSVREIIDTAKQVTGREIKVVESDRRAGDPPALVGSGEKARKILGWNPQYPEIDKIISHAWNWHQKRHA, translated from the coding sequence ATGTCGTCTGTAAAACCCACAATCTTAGTTACTGGTGGAGCGGGATATATTGGTTCCCATGCAGTATTAGCACTCAAACGAGCTGGATACGGCGTAGTCGTTCTCGATAACCTAGTCTACGGTCATCGCGATTTAGTCGAACAGGTTTTACAAGTGGATTTGATTGTTGGTGATATTAACGATCGCCCCTTACTAGACGAATTATTTGCTAAGTACGACATCGCCGCTGTCATGCACTTTTCTGCTTATGCATATGTGGGCGAATCTGTCACGACCCCAGATAAATATTATCGTAATAACGTCGTTGCCACGCTCACCTTACTAGAGGCAATGCAGGCTGCATCGATCGATAAATTCGTCTTCTCGTCTACTTGCGCTACCTACGGCGTACCCAAAACAGTACCGATCCCCGAAGACCATCCCCAAAGCCCAATTAACCCCTACGGTGCAACTAAATTGATGGTAGAGCGAATTTTGACGGATTTTGATGTTGCCTATGGCTTAAAATCTGTCTGTTTTCGCTATTTTAATGCTGCTGGTGCAGATCCAACCGGATTGTTAGGAGAAGACCACGATCCAGAAACTCATCTAATTCCTTTGGTACTGCAAACAGCTTTAGGTAAACGCCAGTCTGTCTCAATTTTTGGGACTGATTACGATACTCCTGATGGAACTTGTATTCGCGATTACATCCACGTTAGCGATTTAGCCGATGCTCATATTCTGGGCGTGGAATATCTGTTACAAGGTGGAGATTCAACAATTTTTAATTTAGGTAACGGTAATGGTTTTTCAGTTAGAGAAATCATCGATACTGCCAAGCAAGTTACGGGAAGAGAAATTAAAGTTGTAGAAAGCGATCGCCGCGCTGGAGATCCGCCTGCACTCGTCGGTAGTGGTGAAAAAGCCAGAAAAATTCTGGGTTGGAATCCCCAATATCCAGAGATAGATAAAATTATCAGTCATGCTTGGAACTGGCATCAAAAACGACACGCATAA